In Lachnospiraceae bacterium, one DNA window encodes the following:
- a CDS encoding L,D-transpeptidase family protein encodes MEKKEKKIPVSRSRSAFKEREQERKEKEKAEREKTKAVREENQAEENETKETEKKPFSWKLAAGILAGVVITGAAGYVGMSMKYQNTYLPGTRINGMNVAGMSSKAVEEAMAKEAGDYSLRLVLRNDASENIEGSAIGLNTVFDGSLENILKQQNPYTWPIHMIKGENYEIETMLAYEDEALDQAVDSLNAMDPAYVTAPVDAHLSDYIKGEGYSVIPETEGDQLKPEKVKEEVKAAINDLKEEIDLDELGCYEEPAVRSDDESLIALAESLNRYANMTITYTMGSKKEILDGEKIHTWLSYAGGQVSIDESKISEYVKSLASKYNTAYSKRTFKTSYGPQVEVSGFYGWRIDQQAEAAALKEALAEGKNVTKEPAYAQKAASHDGNDYGNTYVEVNLTAQHLFMYKEGQKILESDFVSGNVSKGYTTPPGLFGLTYKQRDATLKGQGYASPVKFWMPFNGGIGFHDASWRNTFGGTIYKKSGSHGCINMPYAAAKTLFENVYAGIPVICYNLAGTENSQATKASGKAETAVPVQTTPAEQPTQTPAQTPAETQPAQTPVPTVSPAGPGETTKAQETAAPTQAPSESAVVQPVETTASAENATQEVGPAFATKAPADEIGPGV; translated from the coding sequence ATGGAAAAAAAAGAAAAAAAGATTCCTGTAAGCCGCAGCAGGTCGGCTTTTAAAGAAAGGGAGCAGGAAAGAAAAGAAAAAGAAAAAGCGGAAAGAGAAAAGACCAAAGCTGTCAGGGAAGAAAACCAGGCAGAGGAAAATGAAACAAAGGAAACAGAGAAAAAGCCATTTTCCTGGAAGCTTGCAGCGGGAATACTGGCAGGTGTGGTAATAACCGGTGCAGCCGGATATGTAGGTATGTCTATGAAATACCAGAATACATACCTTCCAGGTACCCGCATTAACGGAATGAACGTAGCAGGAATGAGTTCTAAAGCAGTAGAAGAAGCTATGGCAAAGGAGGCAGGCGATTATTCCCTGCGCCTGGTGTTAAGAAATGATGCTTCTGAGAACATAGAGGGAAGTGCCATCGGGCTTAATACTGTATTTGATGGAAGTCTTGAAAACATTCTTAAGCAGCAAAATCCTTATACCTGGCCCATTCATATGATAAAAGGGGAAAACTATGAGATCGAGACTATGCTGGCTTATGAGGATGAGGCTCTTGATCAGGCAGTAGACAGCTTAAATGCCATGGATCCAGCTTATGTGACTGCACCGGTGGATGCTCATTTATCAGATTATATAAAAGGAGAAGGCTATTCTGTTATTCCTGAGACAGAAGGAGACCAGTTAAAACCTGAAAAAGTAAAGGAAGAGGTAAAGGCGGCTATTAACGATCTGAAAGAAGAGATCGATCTGGATGAGCTGGGCTGTTATGAAGAACCGGCAGTGCGTTCAGATGATGAAAGCCTTATTGCACTGGCAGAAAGCCTGAACCGTTATGCCAATATGACTATTACCTATACCATGGGAAGCAAAAAGGAGATCCTGGATGGAGAAAAGATCCATACCTGGCTTTCTTATGCAGGTGGACAGGTAAGCATAGATGAAAGTAAAATCTCTGAATATGTAAAATCCCTGGCTTCTAAATACAACACAGCTTACAGCAAGCGCACATTTAAGACCAGTTATGGTCCGCAAGTAGAAGTAAGCGGTTTTTATGGATGGAGGATCGATCAGCAGGCAGAGGCAGCTGCTTTAAAGGAGGCTCTGGCAGAAGGAAAGAATGTTACAAAAGAACCTGCCTATGCCCAGAAGGCAGCCAGCCATGACGGCAATGACTATGGAAATACCTATGTGGAAGTGAATTTGACTGCCCAGCATCTGTTCATGTATAAAGAAGGACAGAAAATTTTGGAATCTGATTTTGTATCAGGAAATGTATCTAAGGGATATACAACTCCTCCTGGACTATTTGGTCTTACCTATAAGCAGAGAGATGCCACTTTAAAGGGACAGGGATATGCAAGTCCGGTAAAATTCTGGATGCCTTTTAACGGCGGTATTGGTTTCCATGATGCCAGCTGGCGAAATACATTTGGCGGCACTATTTATAAAAAGAGCGGTTCTCATGGCTGCATTAATATGCCTTATGCAGCTGCGAAGACTTTATTTGAAAATGTGTATGCAGGAATACCGGTCATTTGCTATAATCTGGCAGGTACAGAAAATTCCCAGGCTACCAAGGCTTCCGGAAAAGCTGAAACAGCAGTACCTGTACAGACCACACCGGCAGAACAGCCCACACAGACACCGGCACAAACACCGGCTGAGACACAGCCAGCACAAACACCGGTGCCAACAGTAAGCCCTGCAGGACCTGGAGAGACCACAAAGGCACAGGAAACAGCTGCACCGACCCAGGCACCTTCCGAATCTGCTGTTGTACAGCCTGTTGAAACTACCGCTTCTGCGGAAAATGCCACACAAGAAGTGGGCCCTGCATTTGCCACAAAAGCCCCTGCAGACGAGATCGGTCCAGGTGTGTGA
- a CDS encoding DUF6465 family protein, which translates to MTMAKKAVKTSTVKETVKETVKEAAPVVKETVKGAAATVKAVAAEAKEAVKKAPAKKPATKRASAKKAAEPKMEVHFQFAGKDVLAKSVLDKAVEAYKNTHKDAEIKEVELYIVAEEGAAYYVVNGEASDDFKVIL; encoded by the coding sequence ATGACAATGGCTAAGAAGGCAGTTAAAACATCTACAGTGAAAGAAACTGTAAAGGAAACTGTAAAAGAGGCTGCTCCGGTAGTGAAGGAAACTGTAAAGGGAGCAGCAGCTACTGTAAAGGCAGTTGCAGCAGAAGCAAAAGAGGCTGTTAAGAAGGCACCTGCAAAGAAGCCTGCTACTAAAAGAGCATCTGCAAAGAAGGCAGCTGAGCCAAAGATGGAAGTGCACTTCCAGTTCGCTGGTAAGGATGTTCTTGCAAAGAGCGTATTAGACAAAGCTGTAGAAGCATACAAGAACACACACAAGGATGCAGAGATCAAAGAAGTTGAACTGTATATAGTTGCAGAAGAAGGTGCTGCTTACTACGTAGTAAACGGTGAAGCATCTGATGACTTCAAGGTAATACTGTAA
- a CDS encoding RsmB/NOP family class I SAM-dependent RNA methyltransferase, giving the protein MITLPQRFKERMKELLGEEYSAFEASYEQEKVQGLRFNSLKTKEGREDDWEEKGVKSLAEKTSQVLQMELTPVSWVKEGYYYPLEARPGKHPFHEAGLYYIQEPSAMAVVELLDPKPGENILDLCAAPGGKSSHIASRLKGEGFLLSNEIHPGRAKILSQNMERMGVGNCVVTNEDAGSLAKFFVQFFDRIAVDAPCSGEGMFRKEEEAVKQWSEDHVKMCAARQKEILEDAASMLKPGGTMVYSTCTFAPEENEGTILSFLQEHEDFYLEERECPEGLMNAVPKWAFYGHEKTEETEEIFTAIEQFHLERAFRIMPHKTEGEGHFMAVLRRREDSGEFTGKRSQPSYIDPKKEKEVMEELHRFLDKTLIEPELLKKREEYLRFGDQLYLLPPQMVSLKGLKVLRPGLHIGTVKKNRLEPSHAFALWLRPEQVKVWKELAPDSVDAVKYLKGETLNAATDMSVSCEKGWVLICTGNLSLGWGKMAAGIIKNHYPKGLRWMY; this is encoded by the coding sequence ATGATAACACTGCCACAGCGCTTTAAAGAGCGTATGAAAGAACTGCTGGGAGAAGAATACAGTGCATTTGAAGCCAGTTATGAGCAGGAAAAGGTACAGGGATTGCGTTTTAACAGTTTAAAGACAAAAGAGGGAAGAGAAGATGACTGGGAAGAAAAGGGAGTAAAGTCTCTGGCAGAAAAGACATCCCAGGTCTTACAGATGGAACTGACACCGGTCTCATGGGTAAAAGAAGGGTATTATTATCCATTGGAGGCAAGACCAGGAAAACATCCTTTCCACGAAGCAGGTCTTTATTATATCCAGGAACCAAGTGCTATGGCCGTAGTGGAACTTTTAGATCCGAAGCCAGGTGAAAACATACTGGATCTGTGTGCAGCTCCCGGTGGAAAGTCCAGCCACATTGCTTCCAGGTTAAAGGGAGAAGGCTTCCTTCTATCTAATGAGATCCATCCGGGCCGGGCAAAGATCCTTTCCCAGAACATGGAACGTATGGGTGTGGGAAATTGTGTTGTCACAAATGAGGATGCAGGAAGTCTGGCAAAGTTTTTTGTGCAGTTTTTTGACCGGATCGCTGTAGATGCCCCCTGCTCCGGAGAAGGGATGTTCCGCAAGGAAGAAGAGGCGGTAAAGCAGTGGAGTGAGGACCATGTAAAAATGTGTGCAGCCAGGCAGAAAGAAATATTAGAAGATGCTGCGTCTATGCTAAAACCAGGGGGCACCATGGTATATTCTACCTGCACCTTTGCACCAGAGGAAAATGAAGGTACTATCCTTTCTTTTTTACAAGAACATGAGGATTTTTATCTGGAAGAAAGAGAATGTCCAGAGGGGTTGATGAATGCAGTGCCCAAATGGGCCTTTTACGGACATGAAAAAACAGAAGAAACAGAAGAAATTTTTACAGCCATAGAACAATTCCATCTGGAACGGGCTTTCCGTATTATGCCTCATAAAACAGAGGGAGAAGGTCATTTTATGGCGGTTCTTCGTCGGAGAGAGGACAGTGGGGAATTCACCGGTAAACGCAGCCAGCCTTCTTATATAGATCCGAAAAAGGAAAAAGAAGTGATGGAAGAGCTGCATCGTTTTCTGGACAAAACACTTATTGAGCCGGAACTCTTAAAAAAGCGGGAAGAGTATCTTCGATTTGGAGATCAGCTTTATCTTCTTCCACCTCAGATGGTCAGTTTAAAAGGATTAAAAGTGCTTCGCCCGGGATTGCATATAGGAACTGTAAAGAAAAACCGTCTGGAGCCATCCCATGCTTTTGCTCTCTGGCTGAGACCGGAACAGGTAAAAGTATGGAAAGAACTGGCACCGGACAGTGTAGATGCTGTTAAATATTTAAAAGGAGAGACACTGAACGCAGCCACGGATATGTCTGTGTCCTGTGAAAAAGGCTGGGTATTGATATGTACAGGAAATCTAAGCCTTGGCTGGGGAAAAATGGCAGCCGGGATCATTAAAAACCATTATCCAAAGGGGTTGAGATGGATGTACTAG
- a CDS encoding RluA family pseudouridine synthase has protein sequence MIKKTLQYKITEEDQGKTIEQFLRSKGYSHRLVVKLRNSPTGLTIGGKLAYTIHRLQAGEILTAALEEENSQNIVPVRLPLNIIYEDEDILVINKDAGVPIHPSQGHFDHTLANAVAWYYQSKGQTLVYRAINRLDRDTTGLLVIAKHLLAGCILSDQMLHRQIHRQYRAIVCGKTEKEGIIDAPIGRAEDSTVLRRIDFENGETARTHYRLLSYDEEKDLSYISLKLDTGRTHQIRVHMGYIGHPLPGDFLYNPDYRYISRQPLHSYGLEFIHPLTKTPLSFTAPLPKDMAALVKE, from the coding sequence ATGATAAAAAAGACATTACAATACAAGATCACCGAAGAAGACCAGGGAAAGACCATAGAACAGTTTTTAAGGAGCAAAGGCTATTCCCACCGTCTGGTAGTTAAACTGAGAAATTCTCCCACCGGCCTTACTATCGGCGGGAAGCTTGCTTATACCATCCACCGTCTGCAGGCAGGTGAAATACTGACCGCTGCATTAGAAGAGGAAAACTCCCAGAACATTGTTCCTGTTAGGCTTCCTTTAAATATCATCTATGAGGATGAGGATATTTTAGTGATAAATAAAGATGCCGGTGTGCCTATCCACCCTTCCCAAGGCCATTTTGACCACACATTAGCAAACGCCGTTGCCTGGTATTACCAGAGCAAAGGCCAGACTCTGGTCTACCGGGCCATTAACCGCTTAGACCGGGATACCACCGGTCTTTTAGTCATTGCCAAGCATCTTCTTGCAGGCTGTATCTTATCTGACCAGATGCTCCACAGGCAGATCCACAGACAATACCGTGCTATTGTCTGTGGAAAGACAGAAAAAGAGGGCATCATTGATGCCCCAATAGGACGAGCAGAAGACTCTACTGTCCTGCGCCGTATTGACTTTGAAAATGGTGAGACAGCCAGAACCCATTACCGTCTTCTCTCCTATGATGAAGAAAAGGATCTTTCTTATATCAGTCTGAAGCTGGATACCGGCCGGACTCATCAGATCCGGGTCCATATGGGCTATATCGGTCATCCTCTTCCCGGTGATTTTCTCTATAATCCGGACTACCGCTATATCAGTCGCCAGCCACTCCACTCTTATGGACTGGAATTTATCCATCCACTGACAAAAACACCTTTAAGCTTTACAGCTCCACTCCCGAAAGACATGGCAGCTTTAGTAAAGGAATAA
- a CDS encoding DNA polymerase IV: MNIPKQRVIFHIDVNSAFLSWESVYRLEKNPQDTDLRTIACAVGGDSSTRHGIILAKSTLAKKQGVTTGEPISQALRKCPDLVIVPSRFDFYIQCSRKMMTLLEEYTPDHEKFSIDETFLDMTDTIHLFGPPLSTANIIRNRIRDQLGFTVNIGISSNKLLAKMASDFEKPDKCHTLFPNEIAEKMWPLPIRDLFCVGQSAQKKLENLGIRTIGQLARWDLNLLKIHLGEKYAVMIHQYANGIDNDPVAEKEPVNKGYGNSITLSRDISDYETGCQVLLSLCETVGARLRADHVLCSSVCVELRDWSFKNQSHQMTLNEPTDSTSQLFECACRLLKEAWDMTPLRLMGLRVGKISDDSFCQMSLFEEPHARKKKEFEKTVDSIRSRFGIDSIKRASFLQKDAIVDHAASKKKTFKTGSAKNGSGEEL, from the coding sequence ATGAATATACCGAAACAGCGCGTTATTTTTCATATTGATGTAAATTCTGCTTTTTTAAGCTGGGAATCTGTATACCGCCTTGAGAAAAATCCCCAGGATACAGATCTGCGCACCATTGCCTGTGCAGTAGGCGGTGATTCAAGCACCCGTCACGGTATCATTCTGGCAAAATCCACTCTGGCAAAGAAACAGGGGGTTACCACCGGGGAACCTATCTCCCAAGCGTTACGAAAATGTCCTGATCTGGTGATCGTACCTTCTCGTTTTGATTTCTATATCCAGTGTTCCAGAAAAATGATGACTCTTTTAGAGGAATACACGCCGGACCATGAAAAATTTAGTATCGACGAGACTTTTCTGGATATGACAGATACCATTCACCTGTTCGGTCCTCCTTTAAGCACTGCCAATATAATACGGAACCGGATCCGGGACCAGCTTGGCTTTACTGTTAATATTGGTATTTCTTCAAACAAGCTTTTGGCAAAAATGGCCTCTGATTTTGAAAAGCCGGACAAATGCCATACACTTTTTCCTAATGAGATAGCAGAAAAAATGTGGCCTCTGCCCATCCGTGACTTATTCTGCGTAGGACAGTCTGCCCAGAAAAAGCTGGAAAACCTGGGTATTCGCACCATTGGCCAGCTGGCTCGCTGGGACTTAAATCTGTTAAAAATACATCTGGGTGAAAAATACGCAGTGATGATCCACCAATATGCCAACGGCATTGACAATGACCCTGTAGCAGAAAAAGAGCCTGTTAATAAAGGATACGGAAACAGCATTACCTTATCCAGGGATATTTCCGATTATGAAACAGGCTGTCAGGTACTCCTCTCCCTGTGCGAGACCGTGGGTGCCAGACTGCGGGCAGACCATGTACTCTGCAGCAGTGTATGTGTGGAACTTCGGGACTGGTCCTTTAAAAACCAGTCCCATCAGATGACCTTAAATGAACCTACAGATTCTACATCACAGCTTTTTGAATGTGCCTGCAGACTTTTAAAAGAAGCCTGGGATATGACTCCCCTGCGGCTTATGGGACTGCGTGTGGGAAAAATATCTGATGACAGCTTCTGCCAGATGAGCCTGTTTGAAGAGCCTCACGCCAGAAAAAAAAAGGAATTTGAAAAAACCGTAGATTCTATCCGCAGCCGTTTTGGCATCGACAGCATCAAACGTGCCAGTTTTCTGCAAAAAGATGCCATCGTAGACCATGCTGCAAGCAAAAAGAAAACCTTTAAAACAGGATCTGCAAAAAACGGATCTGGAGAGGAACTTTAA
- a CDS encoding D-alanyl-D-alanine carboxypeptidase, translating into MNEKRNALNRGMRWKFRCLVLVFVLVYLFLFCNLQSLAEEKDGLKLYSQSAVLMDGYSGRVLYGKNEKQVRPMASTTKIMTCILALEMGDLDDLVTASSCAASQPKVHMGVKKGEKYLLKDLLYGLMLESYNDAAVMIAEHIGGTGKDFARLMNKKAEDLGCRDTWFITPNGLDAKETDETGKERIHSTTAEDLARIMVYCIQQSPKKEEFLKITQTQDRTFYDSENKHQIQCRNHNAFLTMMDGALTGKTGFTGGAGYSYVGALKKDGKLFVIALLGCSWPPYKTRKWSDAGILFSYGLKNYNKTDLYKHLGKTEPVPVKVEGGICWGEEEKSFVLAKEREIELSQIELSALIKEGEKTRKKVILPRKLDAPVREGEKIGSVRYYIEDMLMGELSLYSDRSVKKMDILTALGHVLSLWRI; encoded by the coding sequence GTGAATGAGAAAAGAAATGCTTTAAACAGAGGGATGCGGTGGAAATTCCGTTGTTTGGTCCTGGTTTTTGTACTTGTTTATTTGTTCCTTTTTTGTAATCTGCAAAGTCTGGCAGAGGAAAAAGACGGACTGAAGCTTTATTCCCAGTCCGCTGTTTTGATGGATGGGTACAGCGGCCGCGTTCTTTATGGAAAAAATGAAAAACAGGTGCGGCCCATGGCAAGCACCACTAAGATCATGACCTGTATCCTGGCACTGGAAATGGGAGATTTAGACGATCTGGTCACAGCTTCTTCTTGTGCAGCTTCCCAGCCAAAGGTACATATGGGAGTGAAAAAGGGAGAGAAATATCTGTTAAAAGATCTGCTTTACGGTCTGATGCTGGAATCTTATAATGATGCAGCAGTAATGATCGCAGAGCATATTGGAGGGACAGGAAAAGATTTTGCCAGGCTGATGAATAAAAAGGCAGAAGATTTAGGCTGCAGGGATACCTGGTTTATCACACCAAATGGTCTGGATGCAAAAGAAACGGATGAAACAGGAAAAGAACGGATCCATTCTACTACTGCAGAGGACTTGGCAAGGATAATGGTATATTGTATACAACAATCCCCGAAGAAGGAAGAATTTTTAAAAATAACCCAGACCCAGGATCGCACCTTTTATGATTCGGAAAATAAACATCAGATCCAGTGCAGGAACCACAATGCTTTTTTAACTATGATGGATGGGGCGCTGACAGGAAAGACCGGTTTTACAGGGGGAGCCGGTTATTCTTATGTAGGAGCGTTAAAAAAAGATGGTAAATTATTTGTTATTGCCTTATTAGGCTGCAGCTGGCCGCCTTATAAGACACGAAAATGGTCAGATGCAGGAATCCTGTTTTCTTATGGACTGAAAAATTACAATAAAACAGATCTGTATAAGCATCTGGGAAAAACAGAGCCAGTGCCTGTGAAGGTAGAAGGCGGCATCTGCTGGGGAGAGGAAGAAAAAAGCTTTGTTTTAGCAAAAGAAAGGGAAATAGAACTTTCGCAAATAGAGCTTTCTGCCCTGATAAAAGAGGGTGAGAAAACCAGAAAGAAAGTAATCCTTCCCCGGAAGTTAGATGCTCCTGTAAGAGAGGGAGAGAAGATTGGAAGTGTACGATATTATATAGAAGATATGCTTATGGGAGAACTTTCATTATATAGTGACAGGTCAGTAAAAAAAATGGATATTTTGACGGCTTTGGGTCATGTTTTATCTCTGTGGAGAATTTAA
- a CDS encoding SH3 domain-containing protein codes for MKGKIYKKGLAVLLGLTLAANVPLSRPLPFHMLDSYAYTGTATVKASSLNVRSDAGTGYSAVARLAAGASVRITGEKTGTDGKTWYQIQYTGSSGQTGTGYVSSSYIRIPVSYSADANFEAYLTSQGFPESYKDGLRQLHAQYPNWVFRAKNTGIDWNTAVENESVLGRNLVATGSISSWKSVESGAYNWDNSSWTGFDGSNWVAASRDIIRYYMDPRNFLDDTYVFQFLSHEYDGNSQTKEGLTGMVAGSFLSGTTDSTGTGGSSSSGSSSGPGGSSSSGSSSGPGGSSSGNSSGSSSGSVSKEGPGGRKNMTDDSNHGPGVSGGSSSASQSTSGSAAVSTQAPGSSSATESSSTGNGNVSLESPHASITPKEHNLVTSNVSLVAPGQSDGSSTDNSTSISQPGNVSSQPGTAADTTTGTSDQTGSSVSVSTSKSYVDILMDAATKSSVSPYVLAAMILQEQGVNGGTPLISGNYSGYSGYYNFFNVEAYQSGSMSATQMGLRYASQSGSYGRPWNTVEKSILGGAQNYGDNYVKAGQNTFYLKKFNVQGSNPYKHQYMSNVQGAASEAERLSKAYSSLKNSALEFYIPVFNNMPEQACAAPTGNGSPNNKLSGLNADGFSLTPSFGKDTLSYNLIVDTSVTSIQISASTADGNASVAGTGNIELTGNSSDIAVTVTAQNGSTRTYTIHVVRQAGGATPSGQNTTASPAGSGSSSSSPGNTGGHGETGNGNTPGGSNVTIVNVQ; via the coding sequence ATGAAGGGAAAAATATACAAAAAAGGCCTTGCAGTTCTGTTAGGCCTGACATTGGCTGCAAATGTTCCATTAAGCAGACCATTGCCATTTCATATGTTAGATTCCTATGCTTATACGGGGACGGCTACTGTAAAGGCGTCCTCTTTAAACGTAAGAAGTGATGCAGGAACCGGCTACAGTGCAGTTGCCCGTCTGGCAGCAGGTGCCAGCGTACGCATTACAGGAGAGAAGACAGGAACAGACGGAAAGACCTGGTACCAGATCCAGTACACGGGAAGCAGCGGACAAACCGGCACAGGCTATGTTTCTTCTTCCTACATACGCATCCCGGTTTCGTATTCCGCAGATGCAAATTTTGAAGCTTATCTGACTTCCCAGGGATTTCCGGAAAGCTATAAAGATGGTTTAAGGCAGCTTCATGCCCAGTATCCAAACTGGGTATTCAGGGCAAAGAATACAGGGATTGACTGGAATACAGCTGTTGAAAATGAGTCAGTTCTTGGCCGTAATCTGGTGGCAACAGGAAGTATTTCTTCCTGGAAATCTGTAGAAAGCGGCGCTTATAACTGGGATAACAGCAGCTGGACCGGTTTTGACGGAAGCAACTGGGTGGCAGCATCCCGGGATATCATCCGTTATTATATGGATCCGCGAAACTTTTTAGATGATACCTATGTGTTCCAGTTCCTGTCCCATGAATACGATGGAAACAGCCAGACAAAAGAGGGACTTACAGGAATGGTTGCCGGTTCCTTCCTTTCAGGGACCACAGATTCCACAGGAACCGGAGGCAGTTCTTCTTCCGGCAGTTCTTCCGGTCCGGGAGGCAGTTCTTCTTCCGGCAGTTCTTCCGGTCCGGGAGGCAGTTCATCAGGTAATTCATCAGGCAGTTCATCTGGAAGTGTTTCAAAAGAAGGCCCTGGGGGAAGAAAAAACATGACAGATGATTCCAACCATGGTCCGGGCGTATCAGGTGGCAGTTCATCTGCCAGCCAGAGTACATCAGGTAGTGCAGCTGTAAGTACACAGGCACCGGGAAGCAGCAGTGCCACAGAGAGCAGCAGTACAGGAAACGGAAATGTTAGTCTGGAATCGCCACATGCTTCTATTACACCAAAGGAGCATAATCTGGTAACTTCCAATGTGAGCCTGGTAGCTCCGGGACAGTCCGATGGAAGCAGTACAGATAACAGTACCAGTATCTCCCAGCCTGGAAATGTGTCTTCCCAGCCGGGAACGGCTGCAGATACCACAACAGGTACTTCGGATCAGACCGGATCTTCTGTATCTGTTTCCACAAGTAAATCCTATGTGGATATTTTAATGGATGCAGCTACGAAATCTAGTGTGAGCCCTTATGTTTTAGCTGCCATGATCCTTCAGGAGCAGGGCGTAAACGGTGGAACACCTCTGATCTCAGGAAATTATTCCGGATATTCCGGTTATTACAACTTCTTTAACGTAGAAGCATATCAGTCCGGTTCTATGTCAGCTACCCAGATGGGACTCCGGTATGCAAGCCAGTCCGGTAGTTATGGAAGACCATGGAATACGGTGGAAAAATCCATTTTAGGCGGCGCCCAGAATTATGGCGATAATTATGTAAAAGCAGGACAGAATACATTCTATTTAAAGAAGTTTAATGTACAAGGCTCGAATCCATATAAACACCAGTATATGAGCAATGTGCAGGGCGCAGCTTCTGAGGCAGAGCGTCTTTCTAAGGCATACAGTTCCTTAAAGAACTCTGCATTGGAATTTTATATACCGGTATTTAACAATATGCCGGAGCAGGCATGTGCTGCACCTACAGGAAACGGAAGCCCGAATAATAAGCTTTCTGGCTTAAATGCAGATGGATTCAGCCTGACACCTTCCTTTGGAAAGGATACATTAAGCTACAATCTGATCGTAGATACATCAGTTACAAGTATCCAGATCAGTGCATCTACTGCAGATGGCAATGCTTCTGTTGCAGGTACTGGAAATATAGAACTTACCGGCAATTCAAGTGATATTGCAGTAACCGTTACAGCGCAGAATGGCAGTACAAGGACTTACACCATACATGTAGTGCGTCAGGCTGGCGGAGCAACCCCTTCCGGCCAGAATACCACTGCATCACCGGCAGGTTCTGGCAGCTCTTCCAGTTCACCTGGAAATACAGGAGGACATGGAGAAACGGGAAATGGCAATACTCCCGGCGGAAGCAATGTTACCATTGTAAACGTGCAGTAA